The following are encoded together in the Microscilla marina ATCC 23134 genome:
- a CDS encoding IS1634 family transposase, whose product MQSFPISKNLDHLGLVSGMCDRLNLSSKIDELLPNTNGLHQVSTGTCVKALILNGLGFAERRLYLSPHFFSDKPVAHLLGENLSAEMFNDDRLGRCLDDLYAFGVSELFSHLAAQSYEILGLSEEVDSEFRHLDATSFGLEGQYNSELNEAEVSCLHITQGYSRDHRPDLISMLTGSRNSSAYFAMEVAWHTSDQTSFGQTIDDYVERLQNNGQPICWVADSALYTEETIGKISGRHYWITRVPSKLTAVQELLLQVQPEHMQFFTEEKLKNYRYQKVCNSYGGVRQEWMVVFSEAGYKRDVHSLKKRYLKKSSEEHQDFIKLCKKVFSCKQDAEKAWEQFSKKCQYLSIEDLNFQQVKGFKKPGKPPKGAQKQTIGYRITGCPLTKLTHYEQLRQKQGKFVIASNDTAQRWGNGHKLLAYKGQSNVEKGFRFLKDKAFLADSFFVKKPERLEAILMIMALSLMVYAALERELRKNLQQEKEFVLDQTKKETQKPTMKWIFEFFRGIHCLWVNQEQPMLILNMNEMHTKVIRLLGQEVRKYYLLE is encoded by the coding sequence ATGCAATCATTTCCCATAAGTAAAAACCTTGACCACTTAGGGTTGGTAAGTGGCATGTGTGATCGTTTAAACTTGAGCTCTAAAATAGATGAGCTTTTACCTAACACCAATGGGCTTCATCAAGTAAGCACAGGTACTTGCGTCAAAGCCTTGATTTTAAATGGTTTAGGTTTTGCCGAGCGTCGCTTATACCTGAGTCCTCATTTTTTTTCTGATAAGCCTGTTGCTCACTTATTAGGAGAAAATCTAAGCGCAGAAATGTTCAATGATGATCGTCTTGGTCGTTGCTTGGATGATTTGTATGCCTTTGGTGTAAGTGAGTTATTCAGCCATTTGGCTGCACAGAGTTATGAAATACTGGGTTTGTCAGAAGAAGTAGACTCAGAGTTTCGCCACTTGGATGCGACCAGTTTTGGGTTGGAAGGGCAATATAATAGTGAACTTAACGAAGCAGAGGTTTCTTGCCTTCACATCACCCAAGGTTACAGCCGGGATCACCGCCCTGACCTAATCAGTATGCTAACTGGTAGTAGAAACTCCTCAGCATACTTTGCTATGGAGGTTGCATGGCATACAAGTGACCAAACAAGCTTTGGTCAAACCATTGATGATTATGTAGAACGTTTGCAGAATAATGGTCAGCCTATATGTTGGGTGGCAGATAGTGCCTTATACACTGAGGAAACCATCGGTAAAATCTCAGGTCGGCATTATTGGATCACCCGTGTTCCTTCCAAGCTTACTGCTGTTCAAGAATTACTCCTACAGGTACAGCCAGAGCATATGCAATTCTTCACAGAAGAAAAATTGAAAAACTACCGCTACCAGAAAGTATGCAACAGCTATGGAGGTGTAAGACAAGAATGGATGGTTGTCTTTTCTGAGGCAGGTTATAAGCGGGATGTTCATAGTTTGAAAAAACGTTACCTAAAAAAAAGCAGTGAAGAGCACCAAGACTTTATCAAGCTTTGCAAAAAGGTTTTTAGCTGTAAACAGGATGCAGAAAAAGCCTGGGAACAATTTTCAAAAAAGTGCCAGTACTTGTCAATAGAAGACCTGAATTTTCAACAAGTCAAGGGGTTTAAAAAACCAGGTAAACCTCCCAAAGGAGCTCAAAAACAGACCATAGGGTATCGTATTACAGGGTGTCCACTAACCAAACTCACACACTATGAACAACTAAGACAAAAACAGGGCAAGTTTGTGATTGCTTCCAATGATACAGCACAAAGGTGGGGGAATGGACATAAACTACTGGCTTACAAAGGACAATCTAATGTCGAGAAAGGTTTTAGGTTTTTGAAAGATAAAGCTTTCCTTGCTGATAGCTTCTTTGTAAAAAAGCCAGAGAGACTTGAAGCTATACTCATGATTATGGCATTGTCGCTGATGGTGTATGCAGCTTTGGAGAGAGAATTAAGAAAAAACCTGCAGCAGGAAAAGGAGTTTGTCCTGGATCAAACTAAAAAAGAAACTCAAAAACCCACAATGAAATGGATTTTCGAGTTTTTTAGAGGCATTCACTGCTTGTGGGTTAATCAAGAACAACCTATGCTCATTCTTAATATGAATGAGATGCATACAAAGGTCATTAGGTTACTGGGGCAAGAAGTTAGGAAATACTATCTCCTTGAATAA
- a CDS encoding transposase — translation MEKSLNDTRNEQDFLSFIKVLIEKYPVNDDITIIADNLNTHMFASLVKWVAKQIDFQGDLGEKRGGGILKSMVSRKAFLENKSHRIRFVFTPRHCSWLNPIENWFSKIQRQLISRTSFTSKSMLIVTIERYINCYNQHWLKPLKWKFKGFIKEKEINIILT, via the coding sequence ATGGAGAAATCTCTTAATGATACACGTAATGAACAGGATTTCCTATCTTTTATCAAGGTGTTGATAGAAAAATACCCTGTAAATGATGATATAACTATCATTGCCGACAATTTAAATACTCACATGTTTGCTTCTCTTGTAAAATGGGTAGCAAAACAAATAGATTTTCAGGGGGATTTGGGTGAAAAAAGAGGAGGAGGCATTTTAAAGTCTATGGTAAGTAGGAAAGCGTTTTTAGAGAACAAAAGTCATCGGATTAGGTTTGTTTTTACACCAAGGCATTGTTCCTGGTTAAACCCTATTGAAAACTGGTTCTCCAAAATTCAAAGGCAACTCATCAGCCGGACAAGCTTTACATCTAAAAGCATGCTGATTGTAACAATAGAAAGATATATCAATTGTTACAATCAGCATTGGCTAAAGCCTTTGAAATGGAAGTTCAAAGGCTTTATAAAGGAAAAGGAAATTAATATTATATTAACTTAG
- the gatB gene encoding Asp-tRNA(Asn)/Glu-tRNA(Gln) amidotransferase subunit GatB gives MNNSKGLPDGVAATNGFKNLMINIMPTLSDYEVVIGLEVHVQLQTQSKIFSGDANQFSTTPNTHISAITLAHPGTLPKLNRRVVAHAIKIGLACGCRINQETIFARKNYFYPDLPKGYQISQDKAPICEGGQVTFALKDGKKAVMPLTRIHMEEDAGKSSHPDEGVYSWVDYNRAGTPLVEIVTDPVVCHPNEAAAFAYGYFKEIRKLVQYLDICDGKMEQGSLRCDANVSLMPKGSQVFGQRTEVKNLNSMRNVQRAVTLEIERQFGLLSAGEQVLRQTLNFDAQKNTITAMRSKEEMNDYRYFPDPDLAPVIISDEWLQEVKQQMPALPQQLQDKLMTDFGLSAYDAEVITEEKALYEYFAQTATLTSHYKLIANWLMGDIKEYLNQHHLSIEALPVKPAGLAQLIALIESGKLSHTIASRELFPLMLKNPEKSAEALAQAHHLVANQDTGELSEVIKGIIAQFPKEAKAYKQGKKKLKGMFMGQVMKQTGGKADPKLTTQLLDKLIAEVE, from the coding sequence TTGAACAATTCCAAAGGCTTGCCGGACGGGGTGGCTGCTACCAATGGCTTTAAAAATTTAATGATCAATATTATGCCCACACTTTCTGATTATGAGGTTGTGATAGGTCTGGAGGTGCACGTGCAACTGCAAACCCAAAGTAAGATATTTTCGGGAGATGCTAACCAATTTAGTACTACTCCCAACACCCACATAAGCGCGATTACCCTGGCGCACCCTGGTACTTTGCCCAAGCTCAACCGTAGGGTAGTGGCGCATGCCATTAAGATAGGACTGGCTTGTGGTTGTCGTATTAACCAGGAAACTATATTTGCCCGCAAAAACTATTTTTATCCCGATTTGCCGAAAGGCTACCAAATAAGCCAGGACAAAGCCCCTATATGCGAAGGGGGGCAGGTAACGTTTGCGCTCAAAGACGGCAAAAAAGCAGTGATGCCGCTTACCCGCATTCACATGGAAGAAGACGCCGGGAAATCGTCGCACCCCGACGAAGGCGTTTACTCTTGGGTAGACTATAACCGGGCGGGTACCCCGCTGGTAGAGATTGTGACCGATCCGGTGGTTTGCCACCCCAACGAGGCGGCGGCTTTTGCTTATGGTTATTTCAAAGAAATTCGCAAACTGGTGCAATACCTTGACATATGCGACGGCAAAATGGAGCAAGGGTCGTTGCGTTGCGATGCCAATGTATCGTTGATGCCCAAGGGGAGCCAGGTGTTTGGGCAACGTACCGAGGTAAAAAACCTGAACTCGATGCGCAATGTACAGCGGGCGGTTACCCTGGAGATAGAACGACAGTTTGGGTTGTTGAGTGCTGGCGAGCAAGTGCTCAGGCAAACGTTGAACTTCGACGCGCAAAAGAACACCATTACAGCGATGCGTTCTAAAGAAGAAATGAACGACTATAGGTATTTTCCTGACCCCGATTTGGCACCGGTAATAATCTCTGATGAGTGGCTCCAAGAGGTAAAACAGCAAATGCCTGCATTGCCCCAGCAGCTCCAGGACAAACTCATGACAGACTTTGGGCTGAGTGCCTATGACGCCGAAGTGATCACCGAAGAAAAAGCTTTGTATGAGTATTTTGCTCAAACTGCCACGCTTACTTCACACTACAAGCTGATTGCCAACTGGTTGATGGGTGATATTAAGGAGTATTTGAATCAACATCACCTGAGCATAGAAGCCCTGCCCGTGAAACCCGCTGGACTGGCTCAATTGATTGCATTGATTGAGTCGGGCAAACTCAGCCATACTATAGCCTCGCGTGAGCTGTTTCCGTTGATGCTGAAAAACCCCGAAAAATCGGCAGAAGCATTGGCGCAAGCCCACCACTTGGTAGCCAACCAGGACACTGGAGAATTGTCGGAGGTAATCAAGGGCATTATTGCTCAGTTTCCGAAAGAGGCAAAGGCTTACAAGCAAGGCAAGAAAAAGTTGAAGGGCATGTTTATGGGGCAAGTGATGAAACAAACTGGAGGCAAGGCAGACCCTAAGCTAACTACCCAGTTGCTGGATAAGCTCATTGCTGAGGTAGAATAA
- a CDS encoding helix-turn-helix domain-containing protein, which produces MNRGKALPKLELSTRQHQLLSAYLNKRTVPKHYEQRIHIILQAFDGWSNRKIHLEYTLHVMTVSKWRNRWLAHYKDLCAYELEEKTTGALLLSKMLSLLSDQARPGTSSRISLSEKESLVALACKKPEDFGIPLSHWNREELAKFAMKMGIVQQIFPRYVSKILKKAGDSSSQK; this is translated from the coding sequence ATGAACAGAGGCAAAGCATTACCCAAGTTAGAACTTAGCACTCGCCAGCATCAGCTTTTGAGTGCCTATCTCAATAAGCGAACAGTTCCAAAGCATTATGAACAACGCATTCATATTATCCTTCAGGCTTTTGATGGCTGGAGCAATCGTAAAATACACCTTGAATACACCCTGCATGTGATGACTGTGTCTAAGTGGCGTAATCGCTGGTTGGCTCACTACAAAGATTTGTGTGCCTATGAACTAGAGGAAAAGACTACGGGTGCACTTTTGCTTTCGAAGATGCTTTCGTTGCTTTCAGATCAGGCTCGTCCAGGCACCTCCTCACGCATTAGCTTGTCGGAAAAGGAGAGCTTGGTGGCATTGGCTTGCAAAAAGCCCGAAGATTTTGGAATACCTCTGAGTCATTGGAATCGGGAGGAGTTAGCTAAGTTCGCTATGAAAATGGGTATTGTTCAACAAATTTTTCCACGTTATGTGAGTAAGATTTTAAAAAAAGCGGGCGATTCATCCTCACAAAAATAG
- a CDS encoding VPS10 domain-containing protein: protein MQKNYTKPWKTTKFYLLTLWWVAGCMGFAGAQEFPSKNVMKAAVKRKVQMRQTSYLKEYPIRNIGPKIMGGRVVDIEGSRKNAKTYYVAYASGGVFKTTDNGNSFRPVFDHQARLTIGDIALAPSNENIVWVGTGENNSSRSSYSGYGVYKSVDAGKTWQNMGLPNTQHIGRIIVHPTNPNIVWVAALGALYSKNKDRGVYKTTDGGNTWKKTLYVNDESGIIDLAVQPGNPQVLVAASWEKARRAWSFKENGVGSGVYTSTDGGNTWAKTTKGLPKAEYIGRMGFDFCQSKPNVVYMVLDNQEELKRKKKAPKLSISFAQLRTMSAVDFDKLNNQELNKFLRAKRYPRRYKAANVKAAIKAGEYQPKALTTYFKNANDELLNATVRGIEVYRSNDAGKSWKKVNAQDMNRVFNTYGYYFGQIRVDPNNPETVYTFGVPCLKSTNGGKTWKQIAAKAHSDHQAMWINPKDSDHILLGNDGGVYSSYNGGKFFRHVNNVAAGQFYTVHVDMEKPYNVYGGLQDNGTYVGSSRPDEDARWKRLFGGDGMFVSVDPRNIKRVYVGFQYGNYYRKNQWSARGKRITPSHELGEKPLRFNWRTPLMMSKFNPDILYIGAQKVYKSIDQGKHWEAISGDLTKNKPNKNIPYSTITCIEQSPLSFNTLYVGTDDGNLQLTRNGGGSWQLISANLPANLWVSSVFPSPHEKATVFVALTGYRNDDFQAYMYKSTNYGKTWVKVSGDLPNEAVNRLIQDPVNPAVLYVGTDQGAYVSLNRGKNWHLIVNNFPNVATYDMLVHPRDNELVLATHGRSMFVMDVKPLQQLKGKTNAAVVAFAPQPVYYSRAWGKKYASYVEAYEPKVSLMYYIGKSTKNNVKIEVVDKNGAVVRKIKGKAAQGFYRYQWDLKTNKGAYVKRGKYTLKFSNGKTTAKVAFEVK from the coding sequence ATGCAGAAAAACTACACTAAACCGTGGAAAACTACCAAGTTTTATTTACTCACCCTTTGGTGGGTGGCAGGCTGTATGGGCTTTGCCGGGGCGCAGGAGTTCCCCAGCAAAAATGTGATGAAGGCAGCCGTAAAACGCAAGGTACAAATGCGTCAAACCTCTTACCTCAAAGAGTATCCCATTCGCAACATAGGCCCCAAAATAATGGGCGGCAGGGTAGTAGACATTGAGGGCAGTCGCAAAAATGCAAAAACTTATTATGTGGCGTATGCCTCCGGGGGGGTATTTAAAACCACCGACAATGGCAACTCGTTTCGCCCTGTGTTTGACCACCAGGCAAGGCTCACCATTGGCGACATTGCGCTGGCTCCCTCCAACGAAAACATTGTGTGGGTAGGCACTGGCGAAAACAACAGCAGTCGTTCGAGTTATTCGGGCTATGGGGTATACAAATCGGTAGATGCGGGCAAAACCTGGCAAAACATGGGCTTGCCCAATACCCAGCACATTGGACGTATAATAGTGCACCCTACCAACCCCAACATTGTATGGGTGGCAGCCTTGGGAGCTTTGTATAGCAAAAACAAAGACCGAGGCGTGTACAAAACCACCGATGGGGGCAACACCTGGAAAAAAACATTGTATGTAAACGACGAAAGCGGCATCATTGACCTGGCAGTACAACCCGGCAACCCCCAGGTATTGGTGGCGGCATCGTGGGAGAAAGCCCGCCGTGCTTGGAGCTTTAAAGAAAACGGGGTGGGTTCGGGCGTGTATACATCTACCGATGGGGGCAATACCTGGGCTAAAACAACCAAGGGTTTGCCCAAGGCTGAATATATTGGACGCATGGGTTTTGATTTTTGCCAAAGCAAACCCAATGTGGTGTATATGGTCCTGGACAACCAGGAAGAGCTCAAGCGCAAGAAAAAAGCCCCGAAGCTGAGCATTAGTTTTGCCCAGTTGCGTACGATGTCGGCGGTTGACTTTGACAAGTTGAACAACCAGGAACTGAACAAGTTTTTGCGCGCCAAGCGTTACCCCCGCAGGTACAAAGCAGCCAACGTAAAAGCGGCGATCAAGGCGGGAGAGTACCAGCCCAAGGCGTTGACCACGTATTTTAAAAATGCCAACGACGAATTGCTCAACGCCACGGTAAGGGGCATAGAGGTGTACCGCTCAAACGATGCGGGTAAAAGCTGGAAAAAGGTGAATGCCCAGGACATGAACCGGGTGTTTAACACTTATGGTTATTATTTTGGGCAAATAAGGGTAGACCCCAACAACCCCGAAACAGTGTATACCTTTGGGGTACCTTGCCTCAAGTCTACCAATGGGGGCAAAACCTGGAAACAAATTGCGGCAAAGGCCCACTCAGACCATCAGGCAATGTGGATCAACCCTAAAGATTCAGACCATATTTTGTTGGGCAACGACGGAGGTGTATACAGCAGCTACAACGGAGGCAAGTTTTTTCGCCATGTCAACAATGTAGCCGCCGGGCAGTTTTATACGGTGCATGTCGACATGGAAAAGCCTTACAATGTATACGGGGGCTTGCAAGACAATGGCACGTATGTGGGGTCTTCGCGCCCTGACGAAGACGCCCGTTGGAAAAGACTATTTGGGGGAGATGGTATGTTTGTATCGGTCGATCCGCGCAATATCAAGCGAGTGTATGTGGGGTTTCAGTATGGCAACTATTACCGCAAAAACCAATGGAGTGCCCGTGGCAAACGCATTACCCCAAGCCACGAACTAGGCGAAAAGCCTTTGCGTTTCAATTGGCGTACCCCACTGATGATGAGTAAGTTTAACCCCGATATTTTGTACATAGGTGCCCAAAAGGTGTACAAGAGCATAGACCAGGGCAAACACTGGGAGGCGATCAGTGGTGATTTGACCAAAAACAAGCCCAACAAAAATATCCCTTACTCTACCATTACCTGTATAGAACAGTCTCCTTTGAGTTTCAATACGCTGTATGTGGGCACCGATGACGGCAACCTGCAGTTAACCCGCAACGGAGGGGGAAGCTGGCAGCTAATTTCGGCTAACTTGCCCGCCAACCTGTGGGTGAGCAGTGTTTTTCCATCTCCACACGAGAAGGCGACTGTGTTTGTAGCCCTTACGGGATATCGAAACGATGACTTTCAGGCGTATATGTACAAAAGCACTAATTATGGCAAAACCTGGGTAAAGGTAAGTGGTGACTTGCCCAACGAGGCGGTCAATCGCCTGATACAAGACCCGGTAAACCCGGCGGTGTTGTATGTGGGTACCGACCAGGGGGCTTATGTAAGTTTAAACAGGGGCAAAAACTGGCACTTGATTGTAAACAACTTTCCAAATGTGGCTACTTACGATATGCTGGTGCATCCTCGTGACAACGAGTTGGTGCTTGCCACCCACGGGCGTAGTATGTTTGTAATGGACGTAAAGCCTTTGCAACAACTAAAAGGTAAAACCAATGCCGCCGTGGTGGCTTTTGCTCCTCAACCAGTGTATTACTCAAGGGCTTGGGGCAAAAAATATGCGTCGTATGTAGAGGCTTATGAGCCCAAAGTAAGCCTGATGTATTATATAGGCAAAAGCACCAAAAATAATGTAAAGATAGAAGTGGTGGACAAAAACGGGGCGGTGGTGCGCAAGATCAAAGGCAAGGCTGCCCAGGGCTTTTATCGCTATCAGTGGGATTTGAAAACCAACAAGGGAGCGTATGTAAAGCGCGGAAAATACACCCTTAAGTTTAGCAATGGCAAAACTACCGCCAAGGTAGCGTTTGAGGTGAAATAA
- a CDS encoding AAA family ATPase, which produces MTFEGTEKYVSTRELSVAVNASIELERPLLIKGEPGTGKTLLAFEIAKALDKRLITWHVKSTTTAQQGLYEYDAVSRLRDSQLGNDKVENIANYIKKGKLWEAFETDEQVVLLIDEIDKADIEFPNDLLLELDRMEFYCYETQETIKAKKRPIVIITSNNEKELPDAFLRRCFFHYISFPDPTTMGEIVNVHYPNISEELMDSALKVFYNLREVKGIKKKPSTSELIDWIKLLQFGAQKPEDLDKVDLISEMPPYMGSLLKNEQDYYTLNRRYGGNKF; this is translated from the coding sequence ATGACTTTTGAAGGTACCGAAAAATACGTATCTACCCGTGAGTTGAGCGTGGCAGTAAACGCCTCTATTGAACTGGAGCGCCCGCTATTAATCAAGGGGGAACCTGGCACAGGCAAAACCTTGCTGGCTTTTGAAATAGCCAAGGCTTTAGACAAACGCCTCATTACCTGGCATGTAAAGTCTACTACGACCGCGCAACAGGGTTTGTACGAATACGACGCTGTATCGCGTTTGCGTGATTCGCAACTGGGCAACGACAAGGTAGAAAACATTGCCAACTATATCAAAAAAGGGAAACTTTGGGAAGCCTTTGAAACAGACGAACAGGTGGTGTTGTTGATCGACGAAATAGACAAGGCAGATATTGAGTTTCCCAACGATTTGTTGCTGGAGCTCGACCGTATGGAGTTTTATTGTTATGAAACCCAAGAGACCATCAAGGCAAAAAAACGCCCGATTGTCATTATCACTTCCAACAACGAAAAAGAGCTGCCTGATGCCTTTTTACGCCGTTGTTTTTTCCACTATATTTCTTTCCCTGACCCTACCACTATGGGCGAAATTGTCAATGTGCATTATCCTAATATTTCGGAAGAATTGATGGACAGTGCCTTGAAGGTGTTTTATAACCTGCGTGAGGTCAAAGGCATTAAAAAGAAACCGTCTACCAGCGAACTCATCGACTGGATAAAGTTGCTGCAATTTGGGGCGCAAAAGCCTGAAGACCTCGACAAGGTAGACCTTATCAGTGAAATGCCCCCTTATATGGGTTCTTTGCTTAAAAACGAACAAGATTATTACACCCTCAATCGTCGATACGGTGGCAATAAGTTTTAG
- a CDS encoding transposase, with protein MFPVIDDWEAFKTRVRLVCDLIFKAIQGEINLASVDEKTGIQAVERKIIRKNGHLRTEYEYKRNGTTCLMATVDVGTGDIVSHRLNDTRDENDFLVFIQALTDKYQEKDEVVIVADNLNTHMSASLVKWVAKKIKFEGDLGTKGYKGILKSMESCKKFLENQSHRVRFVYTPKHCSWLNPIENWFSKLQRQAISRESFESKEVLCQRIENYIQYYNKFFAKTLKWKFKGFTKDRKFYEQDTAVESQFNSSGI; from the coding sequence ATGTTTCCTGTAATAGATGATTGGGAAGCTTTCAAAACACGTGTGAGGCTGGTTTGCGACTTGATTTTTAAGGCAATTCAGGGGGAAATTAATTTAGCCAGTGTAGACGAAAAAACAGGGATTCAAGCTGTGGAGCGAAAAATCATCCGGAAAAATGGGCATCTAAGAACCGAATATGAATACAAACGAAATGGGACTACTTGCCTGATGGCTACTGTTGACGTAGGAACAGGTGATATAGTTAGTCACAGGCTGAATGACACACGTGATGAAAATGACTTTCTGGTTTTTATTCAAGCACTCACAGATAAATATCAAGAGAAGGATGAGGTGGTTATAGTGGCTGATAACTTAAATACTCACATGTCAGCTTCGCTTGTGAAGTGGGTAGCGAAAAAGATTAAATTTGAGGGTGATTTGGGTACAAAAGGCTACAAAGGCATATTAAAGTCAATGGAAAGCTGTAAGAAGTTTCTGGAAAATCAATCGCACCGGGTTAGGTTTGTTTACACCCCAAAACACTGTTCCTGGCTGAATCCCATTGAAAACTGGTTTTCTAAATTACAAAGGCAAGCCATAAGCCGGGAAAGTTTCGAGTCCAAAGAAGTTCTGTGTCAAAGAATAGAGAATTACATACAGTATTATAACAAGTTTTTTGCAAAAACCTTGAAATGGAAATTCAAGGGATTCACAAAAGACCGTAAATTTTACGAACAAGATACGGCAGTAGAGTCACAATTTAATTCATCAGGAATTTAG
- a CDS encoding TlpA disulfide reductase family protein, with the protein MKFLNLLHKHHYLWLAGVLLLAGCQGSGNKDVKEEQTNVAKSADKEGIRALTINGSIKSPPKNGVVVLEKLVNRKYTPVDSAQLNNGKFVFEVKVSEPEFYRLLMFKKQQIYMLLTDKDLEVVADATVPEIPYTVKGSQDMAYYREANRLVNKLGQQQNALASKYVLAKKSQKAEADELYKQLIELQKKGIAQVKGMIDTIQPSIAALYASNILNPDEEHAYLTELVTKLRKNYPKSRYVKRLAEYLKSIEKWTVGKPAPEISLPSPEGKVIKLSDLKGKLVLIDFWASWCKPCRKENPHVVKVYNEYKDRGFEIFGVSLDRNKKDWVKAIKADGLEWLHVSDLKMWNSEAAQTYNVRAIPKTFLIDKQGNILAKDLRGEALKERIGKELN; encoded by the coding sequence ATGAAGTTTTTAAATTTATTGCATAAGCATCATTACCTGTGGTTGGCAGGTGTTTTACTATTGGCGGGTTGCCAGGGCAGCGGCAACAAAGACGTGAAAGAAGAGCAAACCAATGTGGCTAAGTCGGCAGATAAAGAAGGCATCAGAGCCCTTACCATCAATGGCTCGATAAAATCTCCCCCAAAAAATGGGGTGGTAGTACTTGAAAAACTGGTCAATCGAAAGTATACTCCAGTAGACAGTGCCCAGTTAAATAACGGCAAGTTTGTGTTTGAGGTAAAAGTCTCGGAACCAGAGTTTTATCGTTTGTTAATGTTCAAAAAACAACAAATATACATGCTACTTACCGATAAAGACCTGGAAGTAGTGGCTGATGCTACTGTTCCGGAGATTCCTTATACTGTAAAGGGCTCGCAAGACATGGCGTATTACCGGGAGGCAAACCGATTGGTAAATAAGCTGGGACAACAACAAAATGCCTTGGCAAGTAAGTATGTGTTGGCCAAAAAAAGCCAAAAAGCCGAAGCCGATGAGTTGTACAAGCAACTGATTGAACTACAGAAAAAAGGCATTGCTCAGGTAAAGGGGATGATTGATACCATTCAACCATCTATCGCGGCCTTGTATGCGTCTAACATTCTGAACCCCGACGAAGAACACGCCTACCTGACTGAGTTGGTAACCAAATTGCGAAAAAACTACCCCAAGTCGCGTTATGTCAAACGTTTGGCGGAGTACCTCAAGAGCATAGAAAAATGGACGGTAGGAAAACCTGCCCCGGAAATTTCTTTGCCATCGCCCGAAGGCAAGGTTATCAAATTGTCGGACTTAAAGGGCAAGTTGGTATTGATTGATTTTTGGGCAAGCTGGTGCAAGCCTTGCCGCAAAGAAAACCCCCATGTAGTAAAGGTGTACAACGAATATAAGGATCGAGGATTTGAGATTTTTGGGGTGTCGTTGGATAGAAACAAAAAAGACTGGGTAAAGGCAATCAAAGCCGATGGTTTGGAGTGGTTGCACGTGTCTGACCTTAAAATGTGGAACTCAGAAGCCGCACAGACTTACAATGTAAGGGCTATTCCTAAAACTTTTTTGATAGATAAACAAGGAAATATTTTGGCCAAAGACCTAAGGGGTGAGGCGTTGAAAGAACGTATTGGTAAGGAGTTGAATTAA
- a CDS encoding helix-turn-helix domain-containing protein, whose product MSRGKALEKLELNTVQESILRSYLHKRTASKHHLQRINIILLAHQGVSNMKIAEVLSTTQNTVRKWRIRWLTGYEELCAYEQAKTRSTPKLLSKMLGMLSDDSRSGAPMRISLSEKENLVALACKKPKDFNIPFTHWNRDLLASFAMENGIVKKISPSYVSRILKKTGHTSS is encoded by the coding sequence ATGAGTCGCGGTAAAGCTTTAGAAAAATTAGAGTTGAATACTGTTCAGGAATCTATTTTAAGATCTTACTTGCATAAGCGTACAGCTTCCAAACACCATCTCCAGCGAATTAATATAATCTTGCTGGCTCATCAAGGCGTGAGCAATATGAAGATAGCAGAAGTTTTGTCGACTACCCAAAATACTGTTCGTAAATGGCGTATTCGTTGGTTAACTGGTTATGAAGAGTTATGTGCTTACGAGCAGGCAAAAACACGCAGCACTCCTAAGCTATTATCAAAAATGCTAGGGATGCTTTCTGATGACTCCCGTTCTGGTGCTCCTATGCGCATTAGTTTATCAGAAAAGGAAAACTTAGTAGCCTTGGCTTGTAAAAAGCCCAAAGACTTTAATATACCTTTTACACACTGGAATCGAGATTTACTGGCATCCTTCGCTATGGAAAATGGCATTGTTAAGAAGATTTCCCCTAGCTATGTAAGCCGGATTTTAAAAAAAACGGGACATACGTCCTCATAA